A section of the Oncorhynchus gorbuscha isolate QuinsamMale2020 ecotype Even-year linkage group LG04, OgorEven_v1.0, whole genome shotgun sequence genome encodes:
- the susd1 gene encoding sushi domain-containing protein 1 isoform X1 translates to MYWRTALVILAFLTHAMTEMRVTGQTLDVCATCHPNATCEEKVDGTGKACNCMYGFVGNGRTYCQDKNECQIGANKICGQHTACHNTYGSFYCTCLAGYSPSNNMAIFIPNDGTRCQDINECRVQGICGEGGKCTNMQGYFNCLCQVGYQVHNGAEPFHPHQDKALCKAIDCGQPPSALNAVQLSATGTHYGSVAKFGCSEGFFWKSGENSSVCGAESVWKGPSLVCEEVDCGLPPALPHSVMLWDQSTRIGSEVVYQCNSGYYNVGEGNVSVCTANGQWDKSALLCAEITCGDPPILPHTGQVWNGSTNPGSTVLFYCKGGFYREGGGNISQCTRDGYWTKATLSCKEVDCSSPPALPHSVMLWDQSTRIGSEVVYQCNSGYYNVGEGNVSVCTANGQWDQTSFICEEITCGDPPILPHTGQVWNGSTNPGSTVLFYCKEGFHREGGGNISYCTENGFWTKATLSCKEIMCGGPPILPHTGQVWNGSTNPGSTVLFYCKEGFHRERGGDISKCTKDGNWTKATLSCKAIDCGQPPSALNAVQLSATGTHYGSVAKFGCSEGFFWKSGENSSVCGAESVWKGPSLVCEEIDCGEPVFISHAKTLWDQTSLIGSVVYYQCVEGYYSTSGKCYTECGENGLWEDIEIQCEELNCGAPLTLPHTNMLWDNTTVLGSVIEYVCKDGFYQEGGNSLSTCISSGQWGIVSIICKAKCGPAPALANTEVVLQNTSVVFHRCLEGFHSWRGRNTSVCDITGKWQAATMRCREIKPAISDLVVFHEKCLRWKADKYEEDTENYRVVFVGFRAYQRSFHDKRKKLLSSTSDHPEICLNLLPVTNYTISVTALSARFTSTLTTNTSLQVPQAPEILYREIEAPLPTLWLRRSANTLDPISFYQVFVLPLEGTLVFDCSSLNTPDFSSQRKPHGQYITAQLHLRDIGKEMNLTLGDGHYYGGFYNAPLQNGRDYYIILRAVSQWGGDFKHSCVIWAKVRDISYIMKVSSLFAGGSIGVFALAIFLGHCYTWFCKKT, encoded by the exons ATGTATTGGAGAACAGCACTTGTGATCTTGGCCTTTCTTACTCATGCCATGACAG AAATGCGAGTGACTGGTCAAACGTTGGATGTGTGTGCCACCTGTCACCCTAACGCCACCTGTGAGGAGAAGGTGGATGGTACCGGCAAAGCCTGTAACTGCATGTATGGCTTTGTTGGTAATGGAAGAACTTACTGTCAAG ACAAAAATGAATGTCAGATAGGAGCCAATAAGATCTGTGGGCAGCATACTGCCTGCCATAACACCTATGGAAGCTTCTACTGCACGTGCCTGGCAGGATACAGCCCTTCCAACAACATGGCCATCTTCATCCCCAATGATGGTACCCGCTGTCAGG acattaatgaGTGTAGAGTCCAAGGGATCTGTGGTGAGGGGGGTAAGTGCACAAACATGCAGGGGTATTTTAACTGCCTCTGCCAAGTGGGATACCAGGTTCACAATGGAGCAGAGCCATTCCACCCACACCAGGACAAGGCCTTGTGCAAAG CCATTGATTGTGGGCAGCCTCCCTCGGCTCTGAATGCAGTCCAGCTGTCAGCCACAGGAACACATTACGGCAGCGTCGCTAAATTTGGCTGCTCTGAGGGATTCTTCTGGAAAAGCGGGGAGAACTCCTCCGTTTGTGGGGCAGAAAGTGTGTGGAAGGGCCCAAGTCTTGTTTGTGAAG AGGTTGACTGTGGCTTGCCCCCTGCCCTCCCTCACTCAGTAATGTTGTGGGATCAGAGCACCAGGATAGGCTCTGAGGTGGTTTATCAGTGTAACTCTGGATATTACAATGTGGGAGAGGGAAATGTATCAGTATGCACTGCCAATGGACAGTGGGACAAGTCAGCTTTGCTGTGTGCAG AGATAACGTGTGGTGATCCCCCTATACTGCCCCACACTGGACAGGTGTGGAATGGCAGCACAAACCCTGGCAGCACTGTGCTGTTTTACTGTAAAGGAGGGTtttatagagagggaggggggaatatTTCCCAATGCACTAGAGATGGTTACTGGACAAAGGCAACGTTGTCATGTAAAG AGGTTGACTGTAgttctccccctgccctccctcaCTCAGTAATGTTGTGGGATCAGAGCACCAGGATAGGCTCTGAGGTGGTTTATCAGTGTAACTCTGGATATTACAATGTGGGAGAGGGAAATGTATCAGTATGCACTGCCAATGGACAGTGGGACCAGACATCTTTTATATGTGAAG AGATAACGTGTGGTGATCCCCCTATACTGCCCCACACTGGACAGGTGTGGAATGGCAGCACAAACCCTGGCAGCACTGTGCTGTTTTACTGTAAAGAGGGATTtcatagagagggaggaggtaataTTTCCTACTGTACAGAAAATGGTTTCTGGACAAAGGCAACATTATcatgcaaag AAATAATGTGTGGCGGTCCCCCTATACTGCCCCACACTGGACAGGTGTGGAATGGCAGCACAAACCCTGGCAGCACTGTTCTGTTTTACTGTAAAGAGGGATTTCATAGAGAGCGAGGGGGGGATATTTCCAAATGCACTAAAGACGGTAACTGGACAAAGGCAACATTGTCATGTAAAG CCATTGATTGTGGGCAGCCTCCCTCGGCTCTGAATGCAGTCCAGCTGTCAGCCACAGGAACACATTACGGCAGCGTCGCTAAATTTGGCTGCTCTGAGGGATTCTTCTGGAAAAGCGGGGAGAACTCCTCCGTTTGTGGGGCAGAAAGTGTGTGGAAGGGCCCAAGTCTTGTTTGTGAAG AGATTGACTGTGGGGAGCCAGTATTTATATCCCATGCTAAGACGCTATGGGACCAGACATCGTTGATTGGTAGTGTGGTTTATTACCAATGTGTTGAAGGATATTACTCTACGAGTGGGAAATGTTACACTGAGTGTGGAGAGAATGGACTTTGGGAAGATATAGAAATTCAATGTGAAG AGTTAAACTGTGGGGCTCCACTAACCCTTCCCCATACTAACATGCTGTGGGACAATACAACTGTCCTGGGCAGTGTGATTGAGTATGTATGTAAGGATGGATTTTACCAGGAGGGAGGAAATAGTCTCTCAACATGTATATCATCAGGACAGTGGGGAattgtttcaataatatgcaAAG CTAAATGTGGACCGGCCCCTGCTCTGGCCAACACAGAGGTGGTGCTGCAGAACACAAGTGTTGTGTTCCATCGTTGTCTGGAAGGATTCCACAGCTGGAGAGGAAGAAACACCTCTGTTTGTGACATCACTGGGAAGTGGCAAGCTGCCACAATGCGATGCAGAG AAATCAAGCCTGCCATCAGCGACTTGGTTGTCTTTCATGAAAAATGTTTGCGTTGGAAAGCAGACAAGTATGAAGAAGACACAGAGAATTACCGA GTAGTATTTGTGGGATTCAGGGCCTATCAAAGGTCATTCCATGACAAGAGGAAGAAGCTCCTCAGCTCCACTTCAGACCACCCTGAGATCTGCCTGAACCTGCTGCCTGTTACCAACTACACCATCAGCGTCACTGCACTGTCTGCCAGGTTCACCTCCACACTCACAACAAACACCAGCCTACAAG TGCCTCAAGCCCCAGAGATTTTATACAGAGAAATTGAGGCTCCATTGCCCACTTTGTGGCTACGCAGATCAGCTAACACTCTGGACCCAATTAG TTTCTACCAGGTGTTTGTGTTGCCACTGGAGGGGACTCTTGTGTTTGACTGCAGCTCTCTTAACACCCCAGACTTCTCCAGTCAGAGGAAGCCCCATGGACAGTACATCACTGCCCAGCTCCATCTGAGGGATATAGGGAAAGAGATGAACCTGACTTTGGGCGATGGACACTACTATGGAGGGTTCTACAATGCTCCTTTACAGAACGGCAGAGACTATTACATCATATTACGAGCTGTCAGTCAATGGGGAGGG GATTTCAAGCACTCTTGTGTTATTTGGGCAAAAGTGAGAG ATATATCCTACATAATGAAGGTTTCATCGCTTTTTGCTGGGGGATCAATTGGAGTCTTTGCTTTGGCCATTTTTCTGGGACACTGTTACACCTG GTTTTGTAAGAAGACATGA
- the susd1 gene encoding sushi, von Willebrand factor type A, EGF and pentraxin domain-containing protein 1 isoform X3, with protein MYWRTALVILAFLTHAMTEMRVTGQTLDVCATCHPNATCEEKVDGTGKACNCMYGFVGNGRTYCQDKNECQIGANKICGQHTACHNTYGSFYCTCLAGYSPSNNMAIFIPNDGTRCQDINECRVQGICGEGGKCTNMQGYFNCLCQVGYQVHNGAEPFHPHQDKALCKAIDCGQPPSALNAVQLSATGTHYGSVAKFGCSEGFFWKSGENSSVCGAESVWKGPSLVCEEVDCGLPPALPHSVMLWDQSTRIGSEVVYQCNSGYYNVGEGNVSVCTANGQWDKSALLCAEITCGDPPILPHTGQVWNGSTNPGSTVLFYCKGGFYREGGGNISQCTRDGYWTKATLSCKEVDCSSPPALPHSVMLWDQSTRIGSEVVYQCNSGYYNVGEGNVSVCTANGQWDQTSFICEEITCGDPPILPHTGQVWNGSTNPGSTVLFYCKEGFHREGGGNISYCTENGFWTKATLSCKEIMCGGPPILPHTGQVWNGSTNPGSTVLFYCKEGFHRERGGDISKCTKDGNWTKATLSCKAIDCGQPPSALNAVQLSATGTHYGSVAKFGCSEGFFWKSGENSSVCGAESVWKGPSLVCEEIDCGEPVFISHAKTLWDQTSLIGSVVYYQCVEGYYSTSGKCYTECGENGLWEDIEIQCEELNCGAPLTLPHTNMLWDNTTVLGSVIEYVCKDGFYQEGGNSLSTCISSGQWGIVSIICKAKCGPAPALANTEVVLQNTSVVFHRCLEGFHSWRGRNTSVCDITGKWQAATMRCREIKPAISDLVVFHEKCLRWKADKYEEDTENYRVVFVGFRAYQRSFHDKRKKLLSSTSDHPEICLNLLPVTNYTISVTALSARFTSTLTTNTSLQVPQAPEILYREIEAPLPTLWLRRSANTLDPIRLLQSEEAPWTVHHCPAPSEGYRERDEPDFGRWTLLWRVLQCSFTERQRLLHHITSCQSMGRDISYIMKVSSLFAGGSIGVFALAIFLGHCYTWFCKKT; from the exons ATGTATTGGAGAACAGCACTTGTGATCTTGGCCTTTCTTACTCATGCCATGACAG AAATGCGAGTGACTGGTCAAACGTTGGATGTGTGTGCCACCTGTCACCCTAACGCCACCTGTGAGGAGAAGGTGGATGGTACCGGCAAAGCCTGTAACTGCATGTATGGCTTTGTTGGTAATGGAAGAACTTACTGTCAAG ACAAAAATGAATGTCAGATAGGAGCCAATAAGATCTGTGGGCAGCATACTGCCTGCCATAACACCTATGGAAGCTTCTACTGCACGTGCCTGGCAGGATACAGCCCTTCCAACAACATGGCCATCTTCATCCCCAATGATGGTACCCGCTGTCAGG acattaatgaGTGTAGAGTCCAAGGGATCTGTGGTGAGGGGGGTAAGTGCACAAACATGCAGGGGTATTTTAACTGCCTCTGCCAAGTGGGATACCAGGTTCACAATGGAGCAGAGCCATTCCACCCACACCAGGACAAGGCCTTGTGCAAAG CCATTGATTGTGGGCAGCCTCCCTCGGCTCTGAATGCAGTCCAGCTGTCAGCCACAGGAACACATTACGGCAGCGTCGCTAAATTTGGCTGCTCTGAGGGATTCTTCTGGAAAAGCGGGGAGAACTCCTCCGTTTGTGGGGCAGAAAGTGTGTGGAAGGGCCCAAGTCTTGTTTGTGAAG AGGTTGACTGTGGCTTGCCCCCTGCCCTCCCTCACTCAGTAATGTTGTGGGATCAGAGCACCAGGATAGGCTCTGAGGTGGTTTATCAGTGTAACTCTGGATATTACAATGTGGGAGAGGGAAATGTATCAGTATGCACTGCCAATGGACAGTGGGACAAGTCAGCTTTGCTGTGTGCAG AGATAACGTGTGGTGATCCCCCTATACTGCCCCACACTGGACAGGTGTGGAATGGCAGCACAAACCCTGGCAGCACTGTGCTGTTTTACTGTAAAGGAGGGTtttatagagagggaggggggaatatTTCCCAATGCACTAGAGATGGTTACTGGACAAAGGCAACGTTGTCATGTAAAG AGGTTGACTGTAgttctccccctgccctccctcaCTCAGTAATGTTGTGGGATCAGAGCACCAGGATAGGCTCTGAGGTGGTTTATCAGTGTAACTCTGGATATTACAATGTGGGAGAGGGAAATGTATCAGTATGCACTGCCAATGGACAGTGGGACCAGACATCTTTTATATGTGAAG AGATAACGTGTGGTGATCCCCCTATACTGCCCCACACTGGACAGGTGTGGAATGGCAGCACAAACCCTGGCAGCACTGTGCTGTTTTACTGTAAAGAGGGATTtcatagagagggaggaggtaataTTTCCTACTGTACAGAAAATGGTTTCTGGACAAAGGCAACATTATcatgcaaag AAATAATGTGTGGCGGTCCCCCTATACTGCCCCACACTGGACAGGTGTGGAATGGCAGCACAAACCCTGGCAGCACTGTTCTGTTTTACTGTAAAGAGGGATTTCATAGAGAGCGAGGGGGGGATATTTCCAAATGCACTAAAGACGGTAACTGGACAAAGGCAACATTGTCATGTAAAG CCATTGATTGTGGGCAGCCTCCCTCGGCTCTGAATGCAGTCCAGCTGTCAGCCACAGGAACACATTACGGCAGCGTCGCTAAATTTGGCTGCTCTGAGGGATTCTTCTGGAAAAGCGGGGAGAACTCCTCCGTTTGTGGGGCAGAAAGTGTGTGGAAGGGCCCAAGTCTTGTTTGTGAAG AGATTGACTGTGGGGAGCCAGTATTTATATCCCATGCTAAGACGCTATGGGACCAGACATCGTTGATTGGTAGTGTGGTTTATTACCAATGTGTTGAAGGATATTACTCTACGAGTGGGAAATGTTACACTGAGTGTGGAGAGAATGGACTTTGGGAAGATATAGAAATTCAATGTGAAG AGTTAAACTGTGGGGCTCCACTAACCCTTCCCCATACTAACATGCTGTGGGACAATACAACTGTCCTGGGCAGTGTGATTGAGTATGTATGTAAGGATGGATTTTACCAGGAGGGAGGAAATAGTCTCTCAACATGTATATCATCAGGACAGTGGGGAattgtttcaataatatgcaAAG CTAAATGTGGACCGGCCCCTGCTCTGGCCAACACAGAGGTGGTGCTGCAGAACACAAGTGTTGTGTTCCATCGTTGTCTGGAAGGATTCCACAGCTGGAGAGGAAGAAACACCTCTGTTTGTGACATCACTGGGAAGTGGCAAGCTGCCACAATGCGATGCAGAG AAATCAAGCCTGCCATCAGCGACTTGGTTGTCTTTCATGAAAAATGTTTGCGTTGGAAAGCAGACAAGTATGAAGAAGACACAGAGAATTACCGA GTAGTATTTGTGGGATTCAGGGCCTATCAAAGGTCATTCCATGACAAGAGGAAGAAGCTCCTCAGCTCCACTTCAGACCACCCTGAGATCTGCCTGAACCTGCTGCCTGTTACCAACTACACCATCAGCGTCACTGCACTGTCTGCCAGGTTCACCTCCACACTCACAACAAACACCAGCCTACAAG TGCCTCAAGCCCCAGAGATTTTATACAGAGAAATTGAGGCTCCATTGCCCACTTTGTGGCTACGCAGATCAGCTAACACTCTGGACCCAATTAG ACTTCTCCAGTCAGAGGAAGCCCCATGGACAGTACATCACTGCCCAGCTCCATCTGAGGGATATAGGGAAAGAGATGAACCTGACTTTGGGCGATGGACACTACTATGGAGGGTTCTACAATGCTCCTTTACAGAACGGCAGAGACTATTACATCATATTACGAGCTGTCAGTCAATGGGGAGGG ATATATCCTACATAATGAAGGTTTCATCGCTTTTTGCTGGGGGATCAATTGGAGTCTTTGCTTTGGCCATTTTTCTGGGACACTGTTACACCTG GTTTTGTAAGAAGACATGA
- the susd1 gene encoding sushi domain-containing protein 1 isoform X7, producing the protein MYWRTALVILAFLTHAMTEMRVTGQTLDVCATCHPNATCEEKVDGTGKACNCMYGFVGNGRTYCQDKNECQIGANKICGQHTACHNTYGSFYCTCLAGYSPSNNMAIFIPNDGTRCQDINECRVQGICGEGGKCTNMQGYFNCLCQVGYQVHNGAEPFHPHQDKALCKAIDCGQPPSALNAVQLSATGTHYGSVAKFGCSEGFFWKSGENSSVCGAESVWKGPSLVCEEITCGDPPILPHTGQVWNGSTNPGSTVLFYCKEGFHREGGGNISYCTENGFWTKATLSCKEIMCGGPPILPHTGQVWNGSTNPGSTVLFYCKEGFHRERGGDISKCTKDGNWTKATLSCKAIDCGQPPSALNAVQLSATGTHYGSVAKFGCSEGFFWKSGENSSVCGAESVWKGPSLVCEEIDCGEPVFISHAKTLWDQTSLIGSVVYYQCVEGYYSTSGKCYTECGENGLWEDIEIQCEELNCGAPLTLPHTNMLWDNTTVLGSVIEYVCKDGFYQEGGNSLSTCISSGQWGIVSIICKAKCGPAPALANTEVVLQNTSVVFHRCLEGFHSWRGRNTSVCDITGKWQAATMRCREIKPAISDLVVFHEKCLRWKADKYEEDTENYRVVFVGFRAYQRSFHDKRKKLLSSTSDHPEICLNLLPVTNYTISVTALSARFTSTLTTNTSLQVPQAPEILYREIEAPLPTLWLRRSANTLDPISFYQVFVLPLEGTLVFDCSSLNTPDFSSQRKPHGQYITAQLHLRDIGKEMNLTLGDGHYYGGFYNAPLQNGRDYYIILRAVSQWGGDFKHSCVIWAKVRDISYIMKVSSLFAGGSIGVFALAIFLGHCYTWFCKKT; encoded by the exons ATGTATTGGAGAACAGCACTTGTGATCTTGGCCTTTCTTACTCATGCCATGACAG AAATGCGAGTGACTGGTCAAACGTTGGATGTGTGTGCCACCTGTCACCCTAACGCCACCTGTGAGGAGAAGGTGGATGGTACCGGCAAAGCCTGTAACTGCATGTATGGCTTTGTTGGTAATGGAAGAACTTACTGTCAAG ACAAAAATGAATGTCAGATAGGAGCCAATAAGATCTGTGGGCAGCATACTGCCTGCCATAACACCTATGGAAGCTTCTACTGCACGTGCCTGGCAGGATACAGCCCTTCCAACAACATGGCCATCTTCATCCCCAATGATGGTACCCGCTGTCAGG acattaatgaGTGTAGAGTCCAAGGGATCTGTGGTGAGGGGGGTAAGTGCACAAACATGCAGGGGTATTTTAACTGCCTCTGCCAAGTGGGATACCAGGTTCACAATGGAGCAGAGCCATTCCACCCACACCAGGACAAGGCCTTGTGCAAAG CCATTGATTGTGGGCAGCCTCCCTCGGCTCTGAATGCAGTCCAGCTGTCAGCCACAGGAACACATTACGGCAGCGTCGCTAAATTTGGCTGCTCTGAGGGATTCTTCTGGAAAAGCGGGGAGAACTCCTCCGTTTGTGGGGCAGAAAGTGTGTGGAAGGGCCCAAGTCTTGTTTGTGAAG AGATAACGTGTGGTGATCCCCCTATACTGCCCCACACTGGACAGGTGTGGAATGGCAGCACAAACCCTGGCAGCACTGTGCTGTTTTACTGTAAAGAGGGATTtcatagagagggaggaggtaataTTTCCTACTGTACAGAAAATGGTTTCTGGACAAAGGCAACATTATcatgcaaag AAATAATGTGTGGCGGTCCCCCTATACTGCCCCACACTGGACAGGTGTGGAATGGCAGCACAAACCCTGGCAGCACTGTTCTGTTTTACTGTAAAGAGGGATTTCATAGAGAGCGAGGGGGGGATATTTCCAAATGCACTAAAGACGGTAACTGGACAAAGGCAACATTGTCATGTAAAG CCATTGATTGTGGGCAGCCTCCCTCGGCTCTGAATGCAGTCCAGCTGTCAGCCACAGGAACACATTACGGCAGCGTCGCTAAATTTGGCTGCTCTGAGGGATTCTTCTGGAAAAGCGGGGAGAACTCCTCCGTTTGTGGGGCAGAAAGTGTGTGGAAGGGCCCAAGTCTTGTTTGTGAAG AGATTGACTGTGGGGAGCCAGTATTTATATCCCATGCTAAGACGCTATGGGACCAGACATCGTTGATTGGTAGTGTGGTTTATTACCAATGTGTTGAAGGATATTACTCTACGAGTGGGAAATGTTACACTGAGTGTGGAGAGAATGGACTTTGGGAAGATATAGAAATTCAATGTGAAG AGTTAAACTGTGGGGCTCCACTAACCCTTCCCCATACTAACATGCTGTGGGACAATACAACTGTCCTGGGCAGTGTGATTGAGTATGTATGTAAGGATGGATTTTACCAGGAGGGAGGAAATAGTCTCTCAACATGTATATCATCAGGACAGTGGGGAattgtttcaataatatgcaAAG CTAAATGTGGACCGGCCCCTGCTCTGGCCAACACAGAGGTGGTGCTGCAGAACACAAGTGTTGTGTTCCATCGTTGTCTGGAAGGATTCCACAGCTGGAGAGGAAGAAACACCTCTGTTTGTGACATCACTGGGAAGTGGCAAGCTGCCACAATGCGATGCAGAG AAATCAAGCCTGCCATCAGCGACTTGGTTGTCTTTCATGAAAAATGTTTGCGTTGGAAAGCAGACAAGTATGAAGAAGACACAGAGAATTACCGA GTAGTATTTGTGGGATTCAGGGCCTATCAAAGGTCATTCCATGACAAGAGGAAGAAGCTCCTCAGCTCCACTTCAGACCACCCTGAGATCTGCCTGAACCTGCTGCCTGTTACCAACTACACCATCAGCGTCACTGCACTGTCTGCCAGGTTCACCTCCACACTCACAACAAACACCAGCCTACAAG TGCCTCAAGCCCCAGAGATTTTATACAGAGAAATTGAGGCTCCATTGCCCACTTTGTGGCTACGCAGATCAGCTAACACTCTGGACCCAATTAG TTTCTACCAGGTGTTTGTGTTGCCACTGGAGGGGACTCTTGTGTTTGACTGCAGCTCTCTTAACACCCCAGACTTCTCCAGTCAGAGGAAGCCCCATGGACAGTACATCACTGCCCAGCTCCATCTGAGGGATATAGGGAAAGAGATGAACCTGACTTTGGGCGATGGACACTACTATGGAGGGTTCTACAATGCTCCTTTACAGAACGGCAGAGACTATTACATCATATTACGAGCTGTCAGTCAATGGGGAGGG GATTTCAAGCACTCTTGTGTTATTTGGGCAAAAGTGAGAG ATATATCCTACATAATGAAGGTTTCATCGCTTTTTGCTGGGGGATCAATTGGAGTCTTTGCTTTGGCCATTTTTCTGGGACACTGTTACACCTG GTTTTGTAAGAAGACATGA
- the susd1 gene encoding sushi domain-containing protein 1 isoform X8, whose translation MYWRTALVILAFLTHAMTEMRVTGQTLDVCATCHPNATCEEKVDGTGKACNCMYGFVGNGRTYCQDKNECQIGANKICGQHTACHNTYGSFYCTCLAGYSPSNNMAIFIPNDGTRCQDINECRVQGICGEGGKCTNMQGYFNCLCQVGYQVHNGAEPFHPHQDKALCKAIDCGQPPSALNAVQLSATGTHYGSVAKFGCSEGFFWKSGENSSVCGAESVWKGPSLVCEAIDCGQPPSALNAVQLSATGTHYGSVAKFGCSEGFFWKSGENSSVCGAESVWKGPSLVCEEIDCGEPVFISHAKTLWDQTSLIGSVVYYQCVEGYYSTSGKCYTECGENGLWEDIEIQCEELNCGAPLTLPHTNMLWDNTTVLGSVIEYVCKDGFYQEGGNSLSTCISSGQWGIVSIICKAKCGPAPALANTEVVLQNTSVVFHRCLEGFHSWRGRNTSVCDITGKWQAATMRCREIKPAISDLVVFHEKCLRWKADKYEEDTENYRVVFVGFRAYQRSFHDKRKKLLSSTSDHPEICLNLLPVTNYTISVTALSARFTSTLTTNTSLQVPQAPEILYREIEAPLPTLWLRRSANTLDPISFYQVFVLPLEGTLVFDCSSLNTPDFSSQRKPHGQYITAQLHLRDIGKEMNLTLGDGHYYGGFYNAPLQNGRDYYIILRAVSQWGGDFKHSCVIWAKVRDISYIMKVSSLFAGGSIGVFALAIFLGHCYTWFCKKT comes from the exons ATGTATTGGAGAACAGCACTTGTGATCTTGGCCTTTCTTACTCATGCCATGACAG AAATGCGAGTGACTGGTCAAACGTTGGATGTGTGTGCCACCTGTCACCCTAACGCCACCTGTGAGGAGAAGGTGGATGGTACCGGCAAAGCCTGTAACTGCATGTATGGCTTTGTTGGTAATGGAAGAACTTACTGTCAAG ACAAAAATGAATGTCAGATAGGAGCCAATAAGATCTGTGGGCAGCATACTGCCTGCCATAACACCTATGGAAGCTTCTACTGCACGTGCCTGGCAGGATACAGCCCTTCCAACAACATGGCCATCTTCATCCCCAATGATGGTACCCGCTGTCAGG acattaatgaGTGTAGAGTCCAAGGGATCTGTGGTGAGGGGGGTAAGTGCACAAACATGCAGGGGTATTTTAACTGCCTCTGCCAAGTGGGATACCAGGTTCACAATGGAGCAGAGCCATTCCACCCACACCAGGACAAGGCCTTGTGCAAAG CCATTGATTGTGGGCAGCCTCCCTCGGCTCTGAATGCAGTCCAGCTGTCAGCCACAGGAACACATTACGGCAGCGTCGCTAAATTTGGCTGCTCTGAGGGATTCTTCTGGAAAAGCGGGGAGAACTCCTCCGTTTGTGGGGCAGAAAGTGTGTGGAAGGGCCCAAGTCTTGTTTGTGAAG CCATTGATTGTGGGCAGCCTCCCTCGGCTCTGAATGCAGTCCAGCTGTCAGCCACAGGAACACATTACGGCAGCGTCGCTAAATTTGGCTGCTCTGAGGGATTCTTCTGGAAAAGCGGGGAGAACTCCTCCGTTTGTGGGGCAGAAAGTGTGTGGAAGGGCCCAAGTCTTGTTTGTGAAG AGATTGACTGTGGGGAGCCAGTATTTATATCCCATGCTAAGACGCTATGGGACCAGACATCGTTGATTGGTAGTGTGGTTTATTACCAATGTGTTGAAGGATATTACTCTACGAGTGGGAAATGTTACACTGAGTGTGGAGAGAATGGACTTTGGGAAGATATAGAAATTCAATGTGAAG AGTTAAACTGTGGGGCTCCACTAACCCTTCCCCATACTAACATGCTGTGGGACAATACAACTGTCCTGGGCAGTGTGATTGAGTATGTATGTAAGGATGGATTTTACCAGGAGGGAGGAAATAGTCTCTCAACATGTATATCATCAGGACAGTGGGGAattgtttcaataatatgcaAAG CTAAATGTGGACCGGCCCCTGCTCTGGCCAACACAGAGGTGGTGCTGCAGAACACAAGTGTTGTGTTCCATCGTTGTCTGGAAGGATTCCACAGCTGGAGAGGAAGAAACACCTCTGTTTGTGACATCACTGGGAAGTGGCAAGCTGCCACAATGCGATGCAGAG AAATCAAGCCTGCCATCAGCGACTTGGTTGTCTTTCATGAAAAATGTTTGCGTTGGAAAGCAGACAAGTATGAAGAAGACACAGAGAATTACCGA GTAGTATTTGTGGGATTCAGGGCCTATCAAAGGTCATTCCATGACAAGAGGAAGAAGCTCCTCAGCTCCACTTCAGACCACCCTGAGATCTGCCTGAACCTGCTGCCTGTTACCAACTACACCATCAGCGTCACTGCACTGTCTGCCAGGTTCACCTCCACACTCACAACAAACACCAGCCTACAAG TGCCTCAAGCCCCAGAGATTTTATACAGAGAAATTGAGGCTCCATTGCCCACTTTGTGGCTACGCAGATCAGCTAACACTCTGGACCCAATTAG TTTCTACCAGGTGTTTGTGTTGCCACTGGAGGGGACTCTTGTGTTTGACTGCAGCTCTCTTAACACCCCAGACTTCTCCAGTCAGAGGAAGCCCCATGGACAGTACATCACTGCCCAGCTCCATCTGAGGGATATAGGGAAAGAGATGAACCTGACTTTGGGCGATGGACACTACTATGGAGGGTTCTACAATGCTCCTTTACAGAACGGCAGAGACTATTACATCATATTACGAGCTGTCAGTCAATGGGGAGGG GATTTCAAGCACTCTTGTGTTATTTGGGCAAAAGTGAGAG ATATATCCTACATAATGAAGGTTTCATCGCTTTTTGCTGGGGGATCAATTGGAGTCTTTGCTTTGGCCATTTTTCTGGGACACTGTTACACCTG GTTTTGTAAGAAGACATGA